A DNA window from Anastrepha ludens isolate Willacy chromosome 6, idAnaLude1.1, whole genome shotgun sequence contains the following coding sequences:
- the LOC128868921 gene encoding uncharacterized protein LOC128868921 isoform X1 — protein sequence MPGRLILRPVLHHLKLKKMPKPSGNPRCKCCDEVMEELLTMRQTFEKLFHRLTKQIVDLRREVTENMGNASSGKALKRESSCSPSISTPPPKFSRYNNSDSETECFKLKKAKKSSNSKNSQNTSKEELKDPVEVKSVAKVSRPVLDFFNIQARVMPTQPFKTAQQFEDWNAIFKDDEDQCDQLRVELLQGLFDEPDKYIKHIWRSVFKNEAAENYSYRGNGRCKKRAIKNYIFTDIFRECFLQRFHHMDAVFFMERTMRFFNYVHDQWRKNMRNQRKRLGASAKTQNEELMDNDLTTQDEQSFNGYDGTMLP from the exons ATGCCGGGTAGGTTAATCTTGAGACCAGTACTCCACCACTTAAAACTGAA AAAAATGCCAAAACCATCCGGCAATCCACGCTGCAAATGCTGCGATGAGGTTATGGAAGAGCTGTTAACGATGCGTCAAACTTTCGAAAAGTTATTTCATCGATTAACAAAGCAAATTGTCGACTTGAGACGCGAAGTTACCGAAAATATGGGAAACGCGTCCAGCGGCAAGGCATTAAAACGAGAAAGTAGCTGTAGTCCAAGCATATCCACGCCACCACCAAAATTTAGTCGTTACAATAATAGCGACAGTGAAACTGAGtgtttcaaattgaaaaaagctaaaaaatcgtcaaattcgaaaaattcacaaaataccAGTAAGGAAGAACTCAAAGATCCAGTTGAAGTAAAAAGTGTAGCAAAAGTTAGTCGACCTGTCTTGgactttttcaatattcaagCACGAGTCATGCCTACGCAACCGTTTAAAACTGCACAACAGTTCGAAGATTGGAATGCTATTTTCAAAGATGACGAAGATCAATGTGATCAATTG AGAGTTGAACTGCTGCAAGGCCTCTTTGATGAACCAgacaaatatataaaacatataTGGCGTAGCGTTTTTAAAAATGAGGCGGCCGAAAATTACTCGTACAGAGGTAATGGCCGTTGCAAAAAGCGCgccataaaaaattacatattcacAGACATTTTTCGAG AGTGCTTCCTGCAACGTTTTCATCACATGGATGCTGTCTTTTTCATGGAACGCACCATGCGCTTCTTCAACTATGTACACGATCAATGGAGGAAAAATATGCGCAATCAGCGTAAAAGACTGGGGGCTAgtgcaaaaacacaaaatgagGAACTTATGGATAATGATCTGACAACACAAGATGAGCAGAGCTTCAATGGTTACGATGGCACAATGTTGCCGTAA
- the LOC128868922 gene encoding uncharacterized protein LOC128868922 — MSEASNITRCNCCNEVMEELLSMRICFEKLFHRLKKEILGLRREVIGALESKSALKVTHEPKAASKVLKSALQDPAVVPSEEAVPTIDLNISDTDNESVKSKKVKKSAATKSSTNPRKTERVGPDVSYVASTARPVLDFYNIQARVMPTQQFRDAQQFEDWNILLRNDEDQRDQLRVELMQGNYKEPEKYITQTWRNIFHNDAAHHYSYRGTGRDKRAIKDYIFTDIFKEIFLQRFYHMDVEFFIDRTMRFFKYVRDQRRKAALKQRKLQEKDAAPEAENEVLQESMDDE, encoded by the exons ATGTCGGAGGCAAGCAATATTACACGCTGTAATTGTTGCAATGAAGTCATGGAGGAGCTGTTATCAATGCGAATatgctttgaaaaattatttcatcggTTAAAGAAGGAAATTCTAGGACTGAGGCGCGAAGTTATCGGCGCTTTGGAAAGCAAGTCTGCATTAAAAGTTACACATGAACCTAAAGCTGcatcaaaagttttaaaatctGCGCTCCAAGATCCTGCTGTTGTGCCTAGTGAGGAGGCTGTGCCTACAATTGACTTAAACATTAGTGACACGGATAATGAAAGTGTAAAAtcaaagaaagttaaaaaatctGCTGCTACCAAATCAAGCACAAATCCAAGGAAAACAGAGAGAGTGGGCCCAGATGTGTCATATGTTGCGTCCACAGCCAGACCAGTTTTGGATTTCTACAACATACAAGCGCGTGTCATGCCTACGCAACAATTCCGAGATGCGCAGCAATTTGAGGATTGGAATATACTTTTGCGAAATGACGAAGATCAGCGGGATCAGCTG CGTGTTGAGCTAATGCAAGGAAACTATAAAGAACCAGAAAAGTACATCACACAAACTTGGCGTAATATTTTCCACAATGATGCTGCTCACCATTATTCCTACAGAGGAACTGGACGAGACAAGCGTGCAATTAAAGATTATATTTTCACGGATATATTTAAAG AAATCTTTTTACAACGATTCTACCACATGGATGTAGAATTTTTCATAGACCGGACGATGCGCTTTTTTAAATATGTGCGCGATCAAAGACGTAAAGCGGCACTGAAGCAGCGAAAACTGCAGGAAAAGGATGCGGCGCCAGAGGCAGAAAACGAAGTTTTGCAAGAATCAATGGATGACGAATGA
- the LOC128868921 gene encoding uncharacterized protein LOC128868921 isoform X2, with product MPKPSGNPRCKCCDEVMEELLTMRQTFEKLFHRLTKQIVDLRREVTENMGNASSGKALKRESSCSPSISTPPPKFSRYNNSDSETECFKLKKAKKSSNSKNSQNTSKEELKDPVEVKSVAKVSRPVLDFFNIQARVMPTQPFKTAQQFEDWNAIFKDDEDQCDQLRVELLQGLFDEPDKYIKHIWRSVFKNEAAENYSYRGNGRCKKRAIKNYIFTDIFRECFLQRFHHMDAVFFMERTMRFFNYVHDQWRKNMRNQRKRLGASAKTQNEELMDNDLTTQDEQSFNGYDGTMLP from the exons ATGCCAAAACCATCCGGCAATCCACGCTGCAAATGCTGCGATGAGGTTATGGAAGAGCTGTTAACGATGCGTCAAACTTTCGAAAAGTTATTTCATCGATTAACAAAGCAAATTGTCGACTTGAGACGCGAAGTTACCGAAAATATGGGAAACGCGTCCAGCGGCAAGGCATTAAAACGAGAAAGTAGCTGTAGTCCAAGCATATCCACGCCACCACCAAAATTTAGTCGTTACAATAATAGCGACAGTGAAACTGAGtgtttcaaattgaaaaaagctaaaaaatcgtcaaattcgaaaaattcacaaaataccAGTAAGGAAGAACTCAAAGATCCAGTTGAAGTAAAAAGTGTAGCAAAAGTTAGTCGACCTGTCTTGgactttttcaatattcaagCACGAGTCATGCCTACGCAACCGTTTAAAACTGCACAACAGTTCGAAGATTGGAATGCTATTTTCAAAGATGACGAAGATCAATGTGATCAATTG AGAGTTGAACTGCTGCAAGGCCTCTTTGATGAACCAgacaaatatataaaacatataTGGCGTAGCGTTTTTAAAAATGAGGCGGCCGAAAATTACTCGTACAGAGGTAATGGCCGTTGCAAAAAGCGCgccataaaaaattacatattcacAGACATTTTTCGAG AGTGCTTCCTGCAACGTTTTCATCACATGGATGCTGTCTTTTTCATGGAACGCACCATGCGCTTCTTCAACTATGTACACGATCAATGGAGGAAAAATATGCGCAATCAGCGTAAAAGACTGGGGGCTAgtgcaaaaacacaaaatgagGAACTTATGGATAATGATCTGACAACACAAGATGAGCAGAGCTTCAATGGTTACGATGGCACAATGTTGCCGTAA